Within Lolium rigidum isolate FL_2022 chromosome 5, APGP_CSIRO_Lrig_0.1, whole genome shotgun sequence, the genomic segment ACAAGGGTCCAGAAGCACGCCAAGCAGCTCAACTGCGATGCCAACAGCAACAAGTTCAAGGACGCCATGAAGTACCTATGGATGCCTCGCCTCGCCGACCATCGTCTCCATCGCCCATCTACAACCAGTGATCATGTTGTGCCTCGACCGGTCATGGGCTACATGGAAAGCTCCGGCGTCGTGACGTCATCCTCGGACTCGTTCGTGTCAGAGTCATATGATTATGCAAATGCAGGCATAAGAGATATGGTGAATAGCGGGGACTGGACCCAACAAGAGCAGAATCAAGGGTTTTGGCCTGAGCTAACCCAAACTTGCCAGATGCAAGACTCAGAGCTCTCTGGGTGGGTACAAGGGTTCTCCGAGGGCCTTGCCGAAAACTTTTGGAGTTTGGAGGACATTTGGAAGATGCAATGAATTATATTTTATGTTGAGAAAGGGCTGGCGTGCATATATTGTTTATGCCTGGTGTTGCCTTGGATGATATACTTATATGAAAAGAACTAAAGATAGTCTTAGTTTCTTCTAACTTCAAAAGTCACTATTTTATAGAAAAAGTGATTAAagttccttttctctttttaaaTCTTTTTTGGtcggtttttgatttttttcctcTTAAGGACTCGTTCTCCTGGAGGTTAAAGGGGCCAAGTGAGAGACATAATAGAATTATGCATGATATATATCTGATGTTAATTATACAATGTACCATTTCATGGATGATTATTGATATTGAAACTTCTGTGCAGTAATATTTGTGTGTTATCCTCTCAAGGACTTTTTTTTCTGTCCCGCCTTCTTAATTACACTCCTATACGTACTAATCTTGGTTTATCTGAAATGATATGCATGTAGTCCATCAGCAGCTATTCAACTTTATGACTTGATGGATTGAAATGCCCCTAGAGAGTTGGCTATTTATACGACTACATGGAACCAGCGATCCATGGGTCAGAATTTAAGTTTACTTgttcttttttccttctttttttcttatatttttattgggtttTATATCTAGCTTACCCCAACTTACTTGAAAAAAGGCTATGATGTTGTCTTTGTTGTTGGTGGTGCAAGGGAACAGATCAACCATCCACATGATTATGACTCGCATCTAGCACCGAACTCGAGAGAatctgcaatttttttttggtttcagtGATGGTTCATAATTTTCTAAAGTACGAGCGGTTCCAATTAACTAGCAACCAGTAACGTTCTCCAAGAATATTAATATATATTCCATTTTTCAAAAGGAAAGCAACATATGCTCTGTTATATATGGGGAATAACAACATGTgtggagaaccaacctgtggttggatggttaggagggcagtggcacccccagcccaccagagttcaaatcccagatttgacactttggtgtctcataaaggcggaatattcttcagtgggaggcgacgttcccgtcgacagcgaggcgcctgtggtgacttcgtcaatctcaagacctgccggatcagttcttcaacgcagtctcttggaggtgctcataggggtagggtgtgcgtgtgtgcgttcataggggtgagtgtgtgcgcgtatgtatgagcgtctttgattgtactgtgtttcgcaaaaaaaacaaCATGTGTGCGTCCATTATATACAATATAAG encodes:
- the LOC124654957 gene encoding transcription factor JAMYB-like, translated to MASSSSTQPSSGGSNTMTMPLDDNPQRQEEEAETELRRGPWTVDEDLTLVNYIADHGEGRWNSLARGAGLKRTGKSCRLRWLNYLRPDVKRGNFTADEQLLILDLHSRWGNRWSKIAQHLPGRTDNEIKNYWRTRVQKHAKQLNCDANSNKFKDAMKYLWMPRLADHRLHRPSTTSDHVVPRPVMGYMESSGVVTSSSDSFVSESYDYANAGIRDMVNSGDWTQQEQNQGFWPELTQTCQMQDSELSGWVQGFSEGLAENFWSLEDIWKMQ